The proteins below are encoded in one region of Amycolatopsis magusensis:
- the eat gene encoding ethanolamine permease gives MARGKVEYNQVGADYLKQRQLKRGAAGWLLLAGLGVSYVISGDFAGWNFGLEKGGWGGLLIATVLMAVMYGCMVFGLAEMSSALPVAGAGYGFARRALGPLGGFATGVAILIEYSIAPAAISIFIGGYVETLGLFGLTNSWPVYLVCYLIFIGIHLRGVGEALRVMFVITAVAVVALVLFAVGMVPKFDGAKLFDIPATDAFGASSFLPFGITGVLAALVYGIWFFLAVEGVPLAAEEARDPKRDMPRGIIAAMAALVVFAALILVLAPGGSGSAALAGSNNPLVDAAKVAYGGDNWVSQIVNYVGLAGLVASFFSIIYAYSRQLFALSRAGYLPRWLSKTGKRKTPYLALIVPGTVGFLLAFAIGEGDLLINIAVFGATVSYVLLNLSHIVLRKREPNLERPYRTPGGAWTTGVALVLAAAAVVATFLVDVLAAAITGGIFVLALAYFWFYSRHHLVASAPEEEFAAIQRAESELG, from the coding sequence ATGGCACGCGGCAAGGTCGAGTACAACCAGGTCGGCGCCGACTACCTCAAGCAGAGACAGCTCAAACGCGGGGCCGCGGGCTGGCTGCTGCTGGCCGGTCTGGGGGTCTCCTACGTCATCTCCGGGGACTTCGCCGGGTGGAACTTCGGGCTGGAGAAGGGCGGCTGGGGCGGCCTGCTGATCGCCACCGTGCTGATGGCGGTGATGTACGGCTGCATGGTGTTCGGGCTCGCGGAGATGTCCTCGGCGTTGCCGGTGGCCGGTGCGGGTTACGGGTTCGCGCGGCGTGCGCTGGGCCCGCTCGGCGGCTTCGCCACGGGCGTGGCGATCCTCATCGAGTACTCGATCGCGCCCGCCGCGATCTCCATCTTCATCGGCGGTTACGTGGAAACGCTCGGCTTGTTCGGGCTGACCAACAGCTGGCCGGTGTACCTGGTCTGCTACCTGATCTTCATCGGGATCCACCTGCGCGGGGTGGGCGAGGCGCTGCGGGTGATGTTCGTGATCACCGCGGTCGCCGTGGTCGCGCTGGTGTTGTTCGCGGTGGGCATGGTGCCGAAGTTCGACGGCGCCAAGCTCTTCGACATCCCGGCCACGGACGCCTTCGGCGCTTCGTCGTTCCTGCCCTTCGGCATCACCGGTGTGCTGGCGGCGTTGGTCTACGGCATCTGGTTCTTCCTCGCGGTCGAAGGCGTGCCGCTGGCCGCGGAGGAGGCACGCGACCCGAAGCGCGACATGCCGCGCGGCATCATCGCCGCGATGGCCGCGCTCGTGGTGTTCGCCGCGCTGATCCTGGTGCTGGCGCCGGGCGGTTCGGGATCGGCGGCGCTGGCCGGCTCGAACAACCCGCTCGTGGACGCCGCGAAGGTCGCTTACGGCGGGGACAACTGGGTCAGCCAGATCGTCAACTACGTCGGCCTCGCCGGGCTGGTCGCCAGTTTCTTCTCGATCATCTACGCCTACTCGCGGCAGTTGTTCGCGCTTTCGCGGGCGGGTTACCTGCCGCGGTGGCTGTCGAAGACGGGCAAGCGGAAGACACCGTACCTGGCGCTGATCGTGCCGGGGACCGTCGGTTTCCTCCTGGCTTTCGCCATCGGTGAAGGCGATCTGCTGATCAACATCGCCGTCTTCGGCGCGACGGTTTCCTATGTGCTGCTGAACCTTTCGCACATCGTGCTGCGCAAGCGCGAGCCGAACTTGGAACGCCCGTACCGCACGCCGGGCGGAGCCTGGACCACCGGCGTGGCACTGGTGCTGGCGGCGGCCGCGGTGGTGGCCACCTTCCTGGTGGACGTACTGGCGGCGGCGATCACCGGCGGCATCTTCGTGCTGGCGCTGGCGTACTTCTGGTTCTACAGCCGGCACCACCTGGTCGCCAGCGCGCCGGAGGAGGAGTTCGCCGCCATCCAGCGAGCCGAGTCCGAATTGGGCTAG
- a CDS encoding amidohydrolase family protein: protein MELGTIGLPEIIDAWMQQPGDRFMAEPWLESVLRWTGTTRMAPPLQATLDAMDVAGVHGGLLSAWYSPRGPLITNDEVAAVVERHPARFAGIASVDLTNPMAAIREIRRCVRDLGFVGVRVVPWLWNLPPNDRRYYPVYVACVELGVPLCTQIGHTGPLCPSEPGRPIPYLDEVLLDFPELVVVGGHVGFPWLDEVLSLVMKYPNFHIDTSAYALHRLPAELADFARGRGRTRVLFGSNYPMITPGDCLKQLGKLELGAEAQELFLGGNARRIFNLRL, encoded by the coding sequence ATGGAGCTGGGCACGATCGGCCTGCCGGAAATCATCGACGCCTGGATGCAGCAGCCGGGCGACCGGTTCATGGCCGAGCCCTGGCTCGAATCCGTGCTCCGGTGGACCGGCACCACGCGGATGGCGCCCCCGCTCCAGGCGACGCTCGACGCGATGGACGTCGCCGGGGTGCACGGGGGGCTGCTGTCCGCGTGGTACTCGCCGCGCGGGCCGCTGATCACCAACGACGAGGTCGCCGCCGTGGTCGAGCGGCATCCCGCCCGGTTCGCGGGCATCGCCTCGGTGGATCTCACGAACCCGATGGCCGCCATCCGCGAGATCCGCCGGTGCGTGCGCGACCTCGGGTTCGTCGGCGTCCGCGTGGTCCCGTGGCTGTGGAACCTGCCGCCGAACGACCGCCGCTACTACCCGGTCTACGTCGCCTGCGTCGAACTCGGCGTGCCGTTGTGCACGCAGATCGGGCACACCGGGCCGCTGTGCCCGTCCGAACCCGGCCGCCCGATCCCGTACCTCGACGAGGTGCTGCTCGACTTCCCCGAGCTGGTGGTCGTCGGCGGGCACGTCGGTTTCCCGTGGCTCGACGAGGTGCTTTCGCTGGTGATGAAGTACCCGAACTTCCACATCGACACCTCCGCGTACGCCCTGCACCGCCTGCCCGCCGAACTCGCCGACTTCGCCAGGGGTCGCGGGCGCACGCGGGTCCTCTTCGGCTCGAACTACCCGATGATCACGCCGGGCGACTGCCTCAAGCAGCTCGGCAAGCTCGAACTGGGTGCCGAGGCGCAGGAACTGTTCCTCGGCGGCAACGCCCGGCGGATCTTCAATCTGCGGCTTTGA